DNA sequence from the Pedobacter schmidteae genome:
TAAAAACCAGAGGCGGTGAGAGGCCTCTGGCTTATATAGTCCGGAAATCGATGTATTGAATTGCGAAAAACAATAATTATCAACGTAACCCAAACTAAACAAATTTATGAATTTTTATGATCTAACCCGTCATAGGTTTAAAACCTATTGTACGGGGCAAGTAATACGTATTATGAGATTAACCATCATCATAATGACCTGTTTGCTAATGCAGGTAAGTGCTAAGAGTAATGCCCAGAAAGTATCCTTGTCGGAATACAAAGCTCCGCTATTAAGAATATTTAACCAGCTAAGGAATCAGACCGGCTATGATTTTTTGTATTCGGACGATATGCTGAAAATGGCAAAGCCGGTGAGCATACATGTAAAAGGGGCTCAGTTGGAAGCAGTCCTGAAGCAGGTTTTTGATGATCAGGACCTGGTTTATGTATTGAAAAATAAGGCGGTAATTGTAGCCATGAAAGAGGTTACCTTTCTGGATAGGGTGAATTCTTTTTTTGCCAGAATTGATGTGACAGGAAAAGTGACAGATGATAAAGGAACACCCTTGCCTGGTGCAACAGTTAAAGTTAAAAATACGACCAGGTTGGTGATTACCGACGCGACCGGGAGCTTTGTGTTGAGGGGAGTAGACGAAAAGGCAGTATTAGTGATCTCTTATTTAGGCTATAAAACCAAAGAGATGGCTGTTAAACCGGTGATGAATATTAGCATTGAAATCGCAAATGCGAATCTGGAAGAGGTAGGTGTGATCAGTACAGGGTATCAGAAGATCAAAAAAGATCAGCTGACCGGTGCGGCAAGTACCATTGGCGAAAAGGATTATAACCAACGCACGGCGGTAACCGGTAATTTTTTGGAAAACCTGGAAGGAAAGGTACCCGGACTGGTGTACAACAGCATTTCGGGCGAAATCTCTATCCGTGGGGTAAGTACTTTTGATGCGGTAAAACGACCGCTGATTGTGGTGGATGGATTTCCGACAGAAATAGACCTGAGTACCATCAATCCGAATGATGTGGTTTCTGTATCTGTATTACGCGATGCCGCCGCGGCATCCATATATGGTGTACAGGCTTCCAACGGGGTAATTGTTGTGGAAACCAGACGCGGTAAGGTAGGTAAACCGGTGTTTAATTTCAGAAGTACATTAGGCTTTGAACCAAAACCTGATTTTGGTTATTTGAATTATGCCGGCTCTGAAGAACTGATTACCCTGTTTAAAGATCTGGTGAAGACAGGGAACGATGCACGTTATTTTTATTCCGATCACAGCCCGATAGATCCTGCGAAATTGGTTTTATTTGATTTGGATGAAGGTTTGATTACCCAGCAGCAGGCCGATGAAAAGCTGGCAGCCATTGGATCTTACAATAACCTTAATGACTATACCCGTTTGTTTTACAGAAACAGGTTAAGCAAACAGGTTAACTTTGATGTGAGTGGCGGTACAGATAAGAGTACGTACCTGGTGGGTTTGAATTATTTTACCGAACAACCTCAGCAAAGGGCATCCGAGATCAACCGGATGATTTTGAACGTAGCCAATACTTATCAGCTGAGTAAAACCTTTTCATTTGATTTTAAAGGAACTTATACCAACAACCGCAACAAAAACGGAAAGATTGTCGCTTATGAGAATTTATTGCCATATGATCGTTTGGTGGATGAAAATGGAAATGCTTTGGCCGCTACCAACGGCGAAAACGGGGATACCTTTTATGCTACGAACCCAGAATTTAATGAAAAGCTGAAAGCTAAGGGGCTTTACGACATGTTATACTATCCTTATGCCGAGCTCAATGCAAATACCAATAAACGTACGCTTAATTCATTCAGGGCTCAGGGGCGATTAAACAGTAAAATTACCAAATGGCTGAGCCTGGACCTGGGGGCTGCTTATGAGAACGAGCAGGGAATCAATGATTTTTTGCAAACGGAAGATGCTTACAGGGTACGTTTTCTGGTCAATATGAAAGCAAAAAAAGATCCGGTAAAGGGTACTCCACTGTTTACAGATTTACCGCAGGGTGATTTCTTATCTAAACAGACTTTAAAGAATACAGCCTATACCTTACGCGGACAATTTAATGTGAATTATTATTCGAAAGATAACAAACACAACCTGTCGGGTATTTTGGGTGTAGAGCAGCGCAAAACCGAGAGTAGTTCTTATAAATCAACTTTTTTTGGGTACGACGGACAGTCGCTGATCAGTAAGCCGGTAAACCTGCAGGCATTAAACACAAGTACCAGGCCGGCATTTACAGAACTTGGGAGTTATGACGGTTCGCGGTTCAGAAGTACCGATTATTTTTCTGAGACCTCGGGCGATAGAAGATTTCGCTCTTTTTACGGTCAGGCCACTTATGTTTACGATAAACGTTATGTTGCTACGGGAAGTTTGCGTATAGATCAGTCCAATCTTTTTGGGGTAGATCCGAAGTATAAAAACAACCCTTTGTGGTCGGCAGGTTTGAGTTGGATTGCAGGCGAAGAAGAATTTATGAAACCGGCAGAATGGATCAGCAATTTACAACTGCGGGTGGCAACCGGCTTTAACGGAAATGTACCAAGTAGTGTTAACGGACCTTTTTTGCTGTTGAGTTCGGGCTTGAACAATGCCTTTAATACTTCCCATTTGTATTACGATGTGCTTTCGCCAGAAAACCAGTCTATTCGTTGGGAAACGACCAATAATTTTAATTTTGGTTTAGACTATGGTTTGTTTCAAAATAGAATTTCCGGATCTGTTGACCTTTACTATAAAAAGACAAGGGACGTATTTGGAATGATGTCTGCCGATCCTACAAGAGGATTTAATCAATACAATGCGAATACAGCTTCGATAGAGAATAAAGGGCTGGAACTGATGGTGAATACGGTGAATATCAGTTCGACAGGATTTAACTGGCGTACGGGCATTACGGCTTCGTTCAATAAAAATAAAGTTATACAGGTTCAAAGAAAGGACAAAAGAGCCTCATTTGACATTGTTGGTGGATTGGACCCTCAGAAAGGGTATCCGATGAACGCATTGTTTAGCTATAAATATGCCGGACTGAATGAACTGGGACAGCCGGGAGTTTACGATCGGTTTGGTAACATCAAAATTATGGAGGCTTATGACGACGCCGAGGTTGACGTGGATTTTGACGATTTGCAATATAGCGGAACCACTACTCCAAAATATGTAATAGGGTTGAACAATCAGTTTTCTGTTGGTGCGTTTGATTTCTCCTTCTTGTTTATGTATTATGGAGGACATGTGATGAGGGTACAACAGCCCAACCCGGATGATGCACAGTATGGTTATCCTTTAAAAGGCTCCTCTGTTTACTGGAAACAAAAAGGGGATGAATTATATACGAATGTACCCGGTTACCCTGTGTATGGAACACCCGGAGATTACGGTTATGCTGCCAAACGTGGGTACGCCTTTGCTGATCAGTTTGTAAGAAAGGCAGATTATATCAGGTTAAGGGATGTGATTTTGACCTACAATTTGAAAAGTGAAGCCTTTAAAAGAGCAGGACTTAGCCATACACAAATCCGTTTTCAGGCACAAAACCCTTTCAAGTATACTTTTAGTGGAAACAGTATCGATCCTGAATCTATAGACAGGCAGACAGGAATGCGGACAATGCCTCAACAGGCTTTTTATAGTGTAACCTTATCTACCAATTTTTAATGAAAACAAACAATTGTTTGATGAAAAGACATAAGAAGATGAAAAAGATATCATATTTTGTATTTAGTGCAGTCATGCTGTTTTCTATAGCCTCCTGTAAAGATTTTTTAGAGGTGAAACCAAAAGGATATGTACTTCCGGAAAAGCTTTCGGACTATGAAAATATGCTGAGCTCGCCAACGATGACGCAGACCTTTCCGGCCGAACTGATGTATTGCACGGATGATTATTACAGTGAATATGCACCTAACGACCGGAGCACAAACGCCAATATGTTTGTATGGCGCAGAGAAATTGATATTGATGATCAGGCGAGCCCGGCGATCTGGGGAGGAATGTACCGTGTGATTTATGATGCCAATGTAATCATCAGGCATGTAATGAAAGCTAAAGACGGATCTGAACAAAGGAAAAAAGAGGTGTTGGGAGACGCATTATTGGTACGTGCCGATGCCTACTTTACTTTGCTTACGGTTTTTGCTAAATCCTATGATGTGGCTACAGCTACTACTGATCCGGGGATGCCATTGATTACCTCTAACGATGTAACAGAGTCGACGCCTCCGCGTTCCAGGCTTCAGGCTACCTTAGATACCATTATCAACAACACTATACAGGCATCGGAGTATTTACCTCAAAATACAACTTATCGGTTTAGAGGTACGCAAGCAGCGGCTCATGGATTACTGGCAAGGATTTACCTGTATATGGGCGACTACACCAATGCCTCAAAGTATTCGGAACTGGCACTTAAAGCGCCGCATCAGTTGTTAAACTATGCCAATTATGATGACAGCTTTGATATGCCGAATTCGGATGTAAATCCGGAGATTTTATGGCAAAGGGCGAGTGTGGACTATACTATACCTACATTTTTATTGTATTCGGATGAACTGATGACTTATTATAATGCTGATGATCTTCGGTTTTTTCTGCTATCGTTTTCTAATTCGAAAGGAATAAACCGGGCGGCGCCACCGGGGAGGGCCAATTTTGGGGTTACTTTTCCGGAGCTTTACCTGAATGTGGCCGAGGCTGCTGCGCGTGCAGGTAATATAAGTAAGGCGATGGATATGGTAAATAAAATCAGAGAAAAAAGAATTAAGGCATCTGCCTATCAACCATTGTCGGCCGCCAACCCTGAAGCTGCGCTGAAAATTGTATTGGCGGAGCGGAGAAGGGAGCTTGCTTTTAGCGGGCAGAGATGGATGGACATGAAAAGGTTGGACAAAGATGGACGGATGATTGAAGTGGTGCGGATGAATAAAAAAACAGGGGTAAGACTTGGAAGCTTAGTGCCAGGAAGTAAAGAATACACTTTTCAGATCCCGACAAGGGTGAGGAATTTTAACCCGAAAATGGAACTTAATTAATAATGATTATTTAAAAATACACTGATGAAACCATCATGAGCAAACACTCACAAACAGTAATGAATATTGCTCATGATAGCTTCATCACCTTTAAAAAACAAACTATATACTGATGAAAAAATATATATATGCTGCATTGATGTTGTTAAGTATGAGCAGCTATGCACAATCTGATAAAAAAGAAGTAAAAGACGATTTGTTGAAAAACAAAGAACAGGTATTAGCTAAATATATCCCAATGGCCAATGGCAGCTACCTGTATAAATTATATGTGATGCCCTCGGAAGAGGTATTGACAAAGCTGGATGCATTTAAATTGGCCATGAAACTGGAGGCGGATAAAGAAAAAGATGTAGCGGTAAGGGCATTAATGCTGAAAGATGTAGAATTCTATGCCGGGCAGGTACTGGACAGGTATGTTGGTTTATATGGTATGGACTCGCTAGGGATGGCGAATTTGGAGAAAATACTTACAGAGAAGAAGGGAGCTCCTAATTTTTACAAGCTGCTTGATTCTGCAGGGAAAAAAGCTTTCTCAAAGCGTATGGAACCTGCGGAAAGAAAAAGATTAAAGGCGATGGTGACAGGGAAAAATGATTTAAATGATGAGGCCTTGTTTAAAAGATCGGCAGCTTACCGTACCTGGTTGGATGAACAGATCACTGCCCTGAGGAATACGAAATATAAAGCAGATACAACATTGGGCTATGAAGGCAACCATGTGGTAAAACTAAAAGTTGTGAAACAAGAATTGCCTGCAGGTTTTATAAAAGATTACCTGACTTATACCGGGACTGCCACCATTCTTAAAATGGTAAGGGATGAAGGGGCTAAGGAAGAGGCTTACCAAAATTTTATGGCTACGGCGGCCAACCCTGTGCATAAAAAGGATATCGAAGAGATTTATGCAAATCATAAAATGATGACCGGAAATGCTATGTCGCCTGATTTTAATTATATCGATGTAAATGGTAAAGAGGTTTCTTTAAAATCGTTGCGCGGTAAATATGTATACATTGATGTATGGGCTACCTGGTGTGGCCCCTGCAAAGCGGAAATTCCTTTTTTAACTAAAATTGAGCAAGCTTACCATGGTAAGAATATTCACTTTGTAAGCCTTTCGGTTGACAGGATGGCCGATAAATCGAAATGGACCAGTTATGTGAAAGACCATCAACTGCAGGGAATTCAGCTGTTGGCCGACAAAGATTTTAATTCTGATTTTGTTAAGAAATACAATATCAATGCGATACCAAGGTTTATTCTGATCGATCCAGCTGGTAAAATTGTTTCGGGTGATGCGAAGCGGCCATCTGATCCGGAATTGCGGAAACAGTTTGACGGATTGTTGAAGTAAGGAGACTGAAACTCGGATTTAAGGCACAAATAAAAAAGACCCGATTATATTTTTATAATCGGGTCTTTTTTATAGCTATGAAGGTTGGATTATTTCTTCTTCGGAAGCTTAAGTGCAATTTTTCCGTCTTCTAATCCTTCCAGATTTTTATCGTCAAATACTTCTTTTACGTCCGATTTCTGCATCAGTTTGAGCAGATCTTCTGATGATCCGGTATGTTGAACCTGCACGGTTGAAGAAGCTGCACTGTATTTAATTTTGGCACTTTCCACGCCCTTACATTTCTGAATATTTTCGCTTAGTGCTTTTAAGGTGCTGAAATCAATACCTGTAATACTGATAACGGTGCTGGTTTCGCCTTTGACTTCTTCTGCATTCTTCTGTTTTTTGGATAGAAATCCTAGTAATTTATCGCTGGTTCCTTTTGTGCGATCGGCTGTATTAGCAGCTTTGTCGACCTTGCCCAAGGCTTTGTCAATTTTGTCGAATACACTTTGTGCTTTTAGCGATGTGGCACCTGTGAACAGCAGGGCTAAACACATCATGGAAATAGTTTTCATGGCTTTTTAGATTTTGATACAAACTCATCAAAACTATTGAGTATCAGTCAGTACGACAATACCGGGAAATGGGGTTTATTTATACCTGTTTCCGGGTACAAGTCAATTATACCAATCGTTGTTCCATTGCGGTTTTGATGAGTGATGCCACATTTTTTACCTCAAATTTTTGTAGCAGATTTTTGCGGTGTGTTTCTACCGTAAGTGGACTTAGGTGCAGCTGGTTTGCAATTTCGGGAGTGGTTTGTCCGTCGGCAATGAGGCGTAGTATTTCTTTTTCTCTTGTGGTGAGCTGAGGAGGCCCGTTTAGCTCGCCAATTGTAGGCTGGGCCATAATTTCTTTTACTGCGTTGCTAAAGGTAATGCGCCCTTGCAAGGCTTCATTAATGCAGGCGATGAGTTCTTCTGCAGATACATTTTTGAGCAGGTAGCCGGATGCGCCATTAGTAAGCATTTGCAGGATCATGCTGCGTTGACTATGGTTACTTAAGGCCAGTACATAGGTTGTAGGTGAAATCCGCTTGATTTCTTTACACAAATCGATACCACTGGCATCCGGGAGTGTAATATCGAGGAGGACAATATTCACTTTGTTCTCTTTTAGAAAAGTAATAAAATCTGCACCTTTTGTAAAACACCCTGCAATTGCAATTCCTTCTATATCTGTTAACAGCTTTTGTAGGCCCTCCAGTACAATGAGGTGGTCATCTACGATTGCCAGTGTTGCGCTAGGAATGTACATATAGTTCTATATTAATAATTGTTCCCTGGTTTATAGTCGACTTTATTTCCATTTTGCCTTTTAAAAAACCTACTCTATTGCGGATATTGCTGAGTCCGATACCGGTTTCTGTTTTCGGGGCATTGAGGTCAAAGCCTTTACCGTTATCTTCCTGAGTAATGAAAAAGACATTGCCATTTTGGCTACATTGGAGGATGATATTAGTCGCATTTGCATGGCGTATTGAGTTGGCCAGCATTTCCTGAACAATTCTGTAAATATTGATTTGTATTTGTTCGGGTATATCATTTTCAATTTCGAATGACTGGAAGTCTATCCTGGTGGATGGTGTCATTAGTGTTTCGCATAGATCTTTTAATGCTGTTTTGAGACCGAAGTTGAGTAGGTTTACCGGCATCATATTATGTGCTATCCTTCTCAATTCAGTAACAGAATGGTCTATTTGCCCAAGTGCCCTTTGTAGTGGTTGCTTGATATCGCTATGGTTCTGGTTTTCCAATTGAGCAGATAGATTGATTTTAACACCGGCAAGCATCCCACCTAATCCGTCGTGTAAATCTCTGGCCATGCGCCGGCGCTCCTGTTCTTCGCCCTGTATCATGGCTTTACTGTACCGGAGCTCTTGCTGGTGTTCTATTTCATTGAGTTGCTGGAGGTGGCTAAGTTCCTTTTGGACAATTAGCTTTTTGTTGTTGATGTTGTACTGGATGTAAAACAATACAACTATGAACAAAAACAAGGCGGTGGCAATGAGTAACCATTGTATCAGACGGTTATTTCTAGCGGCAAGTTCGGCATGCTCGTTTTGGGCCTTTAATCCATCAATTTCCTTTATTCTTTCTGCATTCCTGTATTTTAATTCGAGCCCGTTAATGTCTCTGATCAGACGTGTTTCCGAGAGACTGTCGCTTAGCTGACTGTACCGTTTCTGCCATTTATAAGCCAGGTCCATTTTGCCCAATCCCGCATAACTTTCGGCAAGGGCATTGTACAGCTCCATTTGTCCGTTATAGGAATACAAAATTTCATCATCATTTAAGATATAGGTGGACAGTTGCAGGGTTTTTTCATATTTTTTGCTGGCGAGCAGGCTTTTTACTTTGTAGAACAACAATCTTTGGTTGTTTTGACTGTCTTTTTTATATAGGGTCGGTTTTAGTCCTTTATCGAATTCATTTATCGCAGCATCATAATTTTTTAAAGCATGGTAAGACATACCTTTTATCAGATGGTATTCTGATGCGAAATATTGACTTGAATCGGAAGAAATCAATTTTCGCATCGTATCGAGTGCTGCATTAGCCTGAGCATATTTTTGAGACAGTACATAGTTCTCTCCTGTATTGCTGTAGGCCATAATTAAATTTAAGGTGCGTGATTTTGACGGCTGTGTGGCTTTTATGGCCTTAATTCCCTTATTGAAATAACCTTCTGCAATTTGGTATTGTTTGATTTTTAAAAAGGCGTCGCCAAGCCGCAGATAGAGCGCAGTAACGAGATCGGTGTCTTCGGCTTTGATGGCCAATGGGATGGCTTTGTTCAACATGATATCGACATAGCTTTTTTCATCATCTTTCGCTTGTGCAATGAGTCCAAGGTTATTCCATGTTTTTGAACGCATTTGCCAGGCCTCTTTGGTATTGATTTTGCGAAATAGCTGATCAGCTTTCAGATAAGCAGCTTCGCTTTTGGCCAGGTTGGTAAAAAAATGAGCATAACCTTCCTGGTAATAGGAAAACGCAATCATGAAGGCCGATGTTTTGCTGAGTCTTTGTCCTTCAAGAAAATAGGCTCTTGCTTTAATGCTATCAGCATCCTGCCAGGAACGTGATAGCTGAAAATTGAGAGCAGCTTTTGCACTGTCCAGATATGCGCTGCTTAGTCTTTTCCTTAGGATATTCTGGTAAAGGGCGTTTGTATCTAAAATTGGCTGGGCCCGGCAGTAATTTAATGTGCCAGTTAAAAGAAGCATCAGATAAAAAATCCTGGCAATCATATGCAAGTATAATAGAAGCAATTGAAAATTTGATCTGATATTAAAAAAATACCCGGAAACAGGTAGTCATAAACCCTTAGAAAGGGGTATTGTACCCCTTGAGCGACAGCATTAATTTTGTGAACTGATATTACTAAAATTATTAACTGATTATCTATTATCTATGAAAATGTTTAAAAATTATGTGTTTGTTATTTTAGCTTGTGTTGCTGTTGCAGTGGGATGTAGTAAGGATAAAGACAAGCCTTCAGGTACTTCCCATAAAGTTGTGGTGAAAGCGGAAGTTTCGTCAGGGAGCGTTCTTAACAATGCTCATTACGGAACAGAAGTTAGCGGAACGACGGCAACTGGCCTTACGAGCACTACGTGGACAAGCCCGGAATTTACGGTGCCTGCAGGAACGCAGTATGTTACCGGAAGTGCAGGGGGCGAGGGATTGAATGCAGCAGCAACCATTAAAGTACAGATATATGTTGATGGTGCGCTGAAAAAGGAAGGTACAGGTAGCGGGACCGGCCTGGCTGCTGTGGCCCTGTACGAATTTTAATTTCGCTTTTTAAAAGATGTTTCATGCGGCCGCCCTTTCCACAGAAGGGGCGGCCGCATTATGTTTCCGATAAAATTTTATCAGGATTTAATGGAACGACATTTTATTTCTCTAAGTTTGCATCTGGTTTTTAGCGTTTACAAGCACACATGGATATTTCTATTGCCATCCCACTATATAATGAAGAGGAATCTCTTCCCGAATTGACCGCCTGGATTGCCAAGGTGATGCGCGAAAATGACTTTTCCTATGAGATTCTTTTTGTTGATGATGGAAGTACAGATTCGTCGTGGGCAGTTATTGAAGAGTTGAAAAAGGAATATGAGGCTGTGAAAGGTATCAAATTCAGAAGGAATTACGGTAAATCGGCTGCTTTGAATGTTGCTTTTGCTGCTGCGGAAGGTAATGTGGTGATTACTATGGATGCTGATTTACAGGATAGTCCGGATGAAATTCCTGAGCTTTTCCGCAGGATAAATGAGGAAAAGCTGGACATCATTTCGGGTTGGAAGAAGAAGCGTTATGATCCTATTTCGAAAACTATTCCTACTAAGTTATTTAATGCGGCTACACGTCGCATGTCGGGCATAAAACTGAACGACTTCAATTGTGGTTTAAAAGCTTACCGGAAAGATGTGGTAAAAACCATTGAAGTGTATGGCGAAATGCACCGTTACATACCGGTTATTGCCAAATGGGCCGGTTTTAAAAAGATTGGAGAACAGGTTGTTGAGCATAGGGCCCGAAAATATGGGGTAACCAAATTTGGTTTGAGCCGATTTGTAAATGGTTTCCTTGATCTGTTGTCTATATTTTTTGTGGGCAAATTTGGTAAGCGACCTATGCATTTTTTTGGTTCGCTGGGGGTTTTGAGCTTTTTGCTTGGAACGTTTATGTCTTTATGGCTCATTGGAGAAAAGCTGTATCATATTGCCAGGAGTATTCCTTATAAAAGAGATGTAACTGATCAACCTTTATTTTACATTGCATTGGTTGCAATTATAGTGGGATCTCAGCTATTTCTTACAGGCTTTGTGGCCGAATTGGTAACCAGAAATGCCACCGAACGGAACCATTATCTGATAGAAAAGGAGATTCTGTAATTCATGTTTTTTTCCATTATTATCCCCCTTTATAACCGCCCTCCGGAAATAGACGAGCTGCTGTTTACGCTCACAAAGCAAACTTATTTGCAGTTTGAGGTATTGGTAATAGAGGATGGTTCTGTTAAGGATGCAAAAGCCATTGTAGAAAAGTATGCCAATAAGTTGGATGTAAAATACTTTTTTAAATCTAACGAGGGGCAGGGCTTTGCCAGGAATTATGGTTTTGAACGGGCCAAAGGCGATTTTTTTGTAATATTTGATTCAGATTGTCTCATTCCGGAAGACTACCTGGAAACGGTAAAAAATTATCTTTTTGAGCATAAGCTGGATGCTTACGGCGGTCCGGATGCAGCACATCAGAGTTTTACACCTGTTCAAAAGGCGATTAGTTATGCCATGACTTCTCCCTTTACTACCGGCGGAATTAGAGGTAATAAAAAGCATATCGGACAATTTCATCCGCGTAGCTTTAATATGGGCGTATCGCGAGAGGTATGGGAAAAGGTAGGCGGTTTTATATTGACCAGACTTGGAGAGGATATTGAGTATAGCATCAGGATTCATGAAAGTGGATTTAAAATAGGACTGATCCCAGGTGCAAAAGTATATCATAAACGACGTACCAGCTTTGCACAGTTTTATAAGCAATTGCACTTTTTTGGCCGGGCGAGGATAAATATTTATAAACATTTCCCGGCCGAATTAAAGCTGGTTCACTTCTTTCCGGCGGTTTTTACCTGCGGGGTTATATTTACATTGCTGATGAACGTATTTTATTGGCCTTTAGCTTATTTGTGTAACTTTATGTTGTTGTTATACCTGATGTTGATATTTTTTCACTCCTGGCAGGTTAATAAATCGTTAAAGGTTGCATTTTTGAGTATTATTGCTGCGTTTATCCAACTGACAGCCTATGGCTTAGGTTTTATGCAAGATTTTTTTAAAAGAGTAGTATTAAAACAACAATGATAGAGTTTTTAAAGGAAAGCACTTTTGCTGTAAATGAAACGATTGGGAAGGCCTGGGGCGTAACCAAAAGGAATTATTTTTCTATCGCCACGCTTTGCTTCCTGATGTTTATCACTTCGAATGCTTCGGGGTTGATGGCATTTTTTCTGAAAGATGTAAATATGGGACTTAGCATACTGATGGCATTTTTCTTTGTCATGTTTTACTTTACCATTAATTTGTCGCTGTTCAAATATATTTTTCATTTGTTAGACGATGAACTGAATGTCAGTATTGTGAATACCATTCCGACCAGAAAGCAAATTATCCGGTTTTTGGTGGCGATGATTTACTTTATGCTTTGTATTATAGGGGTTTACCTGGTTGTAATATTGGTTGCGTTTCCATTTATCTATTTGAGAATCCGGATGGAAATTATCACCAATATAGCCATATCAGTAGGTATCATTGCTATATTTATTACCTGGATAAGGATTTCTTTCTTTCCTTTCTTTATTATTGACAGAAATCTGCCGCCATTTTTATCTATCAAATTTAGCCTGGCTACTACAAAGGGAAATTTTACTAAAATTTTGTTGTTATTGCTGGTGCTTGGTGGTTTCCATTTATTATACCTGTTTTTTAGCTATTTAAAATGGCCGGTTATCGCCTTTTTTATTAATGTTTTAAGCTCTTTTATAATTGTTCCTTTGTCAAGTGTGGCACTAACTATTGCCTACAGAAAAATGATCAGTGAGTATAAGGGAGAGGGCGAGCCTGATATCATTCATAATATAGTTTAACCGATATTTATGGGATTAAAAGCGGCACTAAGCAAGCCATTTGCTGCCTTTGTAGTGCGAGGGATAGACAAATGGAAAAAGAATGCAGTAAAGGCACAGCACGATACCCTGAGAAAACTGGTTAAAGCTGCAAAGCATACAGCGTTTGGCAGGGATCATAAATTTGCTTCAATAAAAACTTACGAAGACTTTAAAAGGCTGGTTCCGGTTAAAGATTATGAGGAACTGAGACCTTATATCGACAGGGTGGTTGCAGGCGAGAAAGATGTGATGTGGAAAGGGAAACCTCAGTATTTTGCAAAAACTTCGGGGACTACTTCTGGTGTAAAATATATTCCTATTTCGGCGGCTTCTATGCCCGAGCATATTAAAGCTGCACGAAATGCCTTGCTCACTTATGTGCATGAAACCGGAAATGTCCGGTTTATTGACGGCAAAATGATCTTTTTACAAGGTAGCCCGGTGATGAGTAAAAAAAACGGGATCAACGTTGGCCG
Encoded proteins:
- a CDS encoding RagB/SusD family nutrient uptake outer membrane protein, coding for MKKISYFVFSAVMLFSIASCKDFLEVKPKGYVLPEKLSDYENMLSSPTMTQTFPAELMYCTDDYYSEYAPNDRSTNANMFVWRREIDIDDQASPAIWGGMYRVIYDANVIIRHVMKAKDGSEQRKKEVLGDALLVRADAYFTLLTVFAKSYDVATATTDPGMPLITSNDVTESTPPRSRLQATLDTIINNTIQASEYLPQNTTYRFRGTQAAAHGLLARIYLYMGDYTNASKYSELALKAPHQLLNYANYDDSFDMPNSDVNPEILWQRASVDYTIPTFLLYSDELMTYYNADDLRFFLLSFSNSKGINRAAPPGRANFGVTFPELYLNVAEAAARAGNISKAMDMVNKIREKRIKASAYQPLSAANPEAALKIVLAERRRELAFSGQRWMDMKRLDKDGRMIEVVRMNKKTGVRLGSLVPGSKEYTFQIPTRVRNFNPKMELN
- a CDS encoding TlpA disulfide reductase family protein, giving the protein MKKYIYAALMLLSMSSYAQSDKKEVKDDLLKNKEQVLAKYIPMANGSYLYKLYVMPSEEVLTKLDAFKLAMKLEADKEKDVAVRALMLKDVEFYAGQVLDRYVGLYGMDSLGMANLEKILTEKKGAPNFYKLLDSAGKKAFSKRMEPAERKRLKAMVTGKNDLNDEALFKRSAAYRTWLDEQITALRNTKYKADTTLGYEGNHVVKLKVVKQELPAGFIKDYLTYTGTATILKMVRDEGAKEEAYQNFMATAANPVHKKDIEEIYANHKMMTGNAMSPDFNYIDVNGKEVSLKSLRGKYVYIDVWATWCGPCKAEIPFLTKIEQAYHGKNIHFVSLSVDRMADKSKWTSYVKDHQLQGIQLLADKDFNSDFVKKYNINAIPRFILIDPAGKIVSGDAKRPSDPELRKQFDGLLK
- a CDS encoding response regulator transcription factor, whose amino-acid sequence is MYIPSATLAIVDDHLIVLEGLQKLLTDIEGIAIAGCFTKGADFITFLKENKVNIVLLDITLPDASGIDLCKEIKRISPTTYVLALSNHSQRSMILQMLTNGASGYLLKNVSAEELIACINEALQGRITFSNAVKEIMAQPTIGELNGPPQLTTREKEILRLIADGQTTPEIANQLHLSPLTVETHRKNLLQKFEVKNVASLIKTAMEQRLV
- a CDS encoding SusC/RagA family TonB-linked outer membrane protein produces the protein MTCLLMQVSAKSNAQKVSLSEYKAPLLRIFNQLRNQTGYDFLYSDDMLKMAKPVSIHVKGAQLEAVLKQVFDDQDLVYVLKNKAVIVAMKEVTFLDRVNSFFARIDVTGKVTDDKGTPLPGATVKVKNTTRLVITDATGSFVLRGVDEKAVLVISYLGYKTKEMAVKPVMNISIEIANANLEEVGVISTGYQKIKKDQLTGAASTIGEKDYNQRTAVTGNFLENLEGKVPGLVYNSISGEISIRGVSTFDAVKRPLIVVDGFPTEIDLSTINPNDVVSVSVLRDAAAASIYGVQASNGVIVVETRRGKVGKPVFNFRSTLGFEPKPDFGYLNYAGSEELITLFKDLVKTGNDARYFYSDHSPIDPAKLVLFDLDEGLITQQQADEKLAAIGSYNNLNDYTRLFYRNRLSKQVNFDVSGGTDKSTYLVGLNYFTEQPQQRASEINRMILNVANTYQLSKTFSFDFKGTYTNNRNKNGKIVAYENLLPYDRLVDENGNALAATNGENGDTFYATNPEFNEKLKAKGLYDMLYYPYAELNANTNKRTLNSFRAQGRLNSKITKWLSLDLGAAYENEQGINDFLQTEDAYRVRFLVNMKAKKDPVKGTPLFTDLPQGDFLSKQTLKNTAYTLRGQFNVNYYSKDNKHNLSGILGVEQRKTESSSYKSTFFGYDGQSLISKPVNLQALNTSTRPAFTELGSYDGSRFRSTDYFSETSGDRRFRSFYGQATYVYDKRYVATGSLRIDQSNLFGVDPKYKNNPLWSAGLSWIAGEEEFMKPAEWISNLQLRVATGFNGNVPSSVNGPFLLLSSGLNNAFNTSHLYYDVLSPENQSIRWETTNNFNFGLDYGLFQNRISGSVDLYYKKTRDVFGMMSADPTRGFNQYNANTASIENKGLELMVNTVNISSTGFNWRTGITASFNKNKVIQVQRKDKRASFDIVGGLDPQKGYPMNALFSYKYAGLNELGQPGVYDRFGNIKIMEAYDDAEVDVDFDDLQYSGTTTPKYVIGLNNQFSVGAFDFSFLFMYYGGHVMRVQQPNPDDAQYGYPLKGSSVYWKQKGDELYTNVPGYPVYGTPGDYGYAAKRGYAFADQFVRKADYIRLRDVILTYNLKSEAFKRAGLSHTQIRFQAQNPFKYTFSGNSIDPESIDRQTGMRTMPQQAFYSVTLSTNF